Proteins from a single region of Patulibacter sp. SYSU D01012:
- a CDS encoding YcnI family protein, translating to MSTKQSLTVAGLATVGAVLAAPALASAHVTIQPPDAPAGSYAVVAVRVPNEQDDHGTTKVQVRFPPGVASARYEPVPGWRATVATRPAATPIDVHGERVTDEVDTITWTATGRAAAIAPGQFRDFPVAIRVPDGPEGTALTFKALQTYEGGDVVRWIGAADAETPAPTLTLEAAQDDDHGHAAGHAAPAAEDGDDDGGGSDAVAVVLGAVGLVAGLAGLGVALAARRRSA from the coding sequence ATGTCCACCAAGCAGTCCCTGACCGTCGCCGGGCTGGCGACGGTCGGCGCGGTCCTCGCCGCGCCGGCGCTCGCGAGCGCCCACGTCACGATCCAGCCGCCCGACGCGCCCGCCGGCTCGTACGCCGTCGTGGCGGTCCGCGTCCCGAACGAGCAGGACGACCACGGCACCACGAAGGTCCAGGTGCGGTTCCCGCCCGGCGTCGCGTCCGCCCGCTACGAGCCCGTCCCGGGATGGCGGGCCACGGTCGCCACCCGTCCCGCCGCCACCCCGATCGACGTGCACGGGGAGCGCGTGACCGACGAGGTCGACACGATCACGTGGACCGCGACCGGCCGGGCGGCCGCGATCGCCCCCGGACAGTTCCGCGACTTCCCGGTGGCGATCCGCGTCCCCGACGGCCCCGAGGGCACGGCGCTGACCTTCAAGGCGCTGCAGACCTACGAGGGCGGGGACGTCGTCCGCTGGATCGGCGCCGCCGACGCCGAGACGCCGGCGCCGACGCTGACGCTCGAGGCGGCCCAGGACGACGACCACGGTCATGCCGCGGGCCACGCCGCCCCGGCCGCCGAGGACGGCGACGACGACGGGGGCGGCAGCGACGCCGTGGCCGTCGTCCTGGGCGCCGTCGGGCTCGTCGCCGGCCTGGCGGGCCTGGGCGTCGCCCTGGCGGCGCGGCGGCGCTCGGCGTAG